One Tachysurus fulvidraco isolate hzauxx_2018 chromosome 2, HZAU_PFXX_2.0, whole genome shotgun sequence DNA segment encodes these proteins:
- the use1 gene encoding vesicle transport protein USE1, translating into MAASRLEINFIRLLSRCESIASEKRGEMEWRLEKYVGALEDMLVALRKSPGKPTAEILTDYTRKVDFLKGLIEAEKLPSPSEKALANQLLAPGRTPTISSERMSATKTVHMQSKARCTGEMRSELFGTGASSAGSGTDLRHRSRSVPADECESAAELDAVLQHHHSLQEKLAEDMLSLARNLKNNTLAAQNIIKQDNQTLSQSMRQADMNFEKLKTESERLEQHAKKSVNWLLWLMLILVSFTFISMILFIRLFPRLR; encoded by the exons ATGGCTGCGTCCAGGCTAGAGATCAATTTTATCAGGTTATTATCGCGTTGTGAATCTATTGCTTCcgaaaaaagaggagaaatgGAATGGAGGCTGGAGAag TATGTTGGGGCCTTGGAGGACATGCTGGTGGCTTTGAGAAAGAGCCCAGG CAAACCTACTGCAGAGATCCTGACAGACTATACACGTAAAGTAGACTTCCTCAAAGGCCTTATAGAGGCTGAGAAGCTG CCATCACCTTCAGAGAAAGCTTTAGCTAATCAGCTCCTGGCACCAGGTCGCACGCCCACCATCTCCAGTGAGAGGATGTCGGCCACCAAGACAGTACACATGCAAAGTAAAGCACGGTGCACAGGGGAGATGCGCTCTGAGCTCTTTGGCACT gGTGCTTCAAGTGCAG GTTCTGGAACAGATCTGAGACATCGGAG CCGCAGTGTCCCAGCAGATGAGTGCGAGAGTGCAGCTGAGCTGGATGCTGTACTGCAGCACCATCACAGTCTGCAGGAGAAACTGGCTGAGGACATGCTGAGCCTCGCACGCAACCTGAAGAACAACACACTCGCTGCACAGAACATCATTAAACAGGACAATCAG ACTCTGAGTCAGTCCATGCGACAGGCAGATATGAACTTTGAGAAGTTGAAGACTGAATCGGAGCGACTGGAGCAGCATGCGAAGAAATCTGTCAACTGGCTGCTGTGGCTGATGCTCATATTAGTCTCATTCACCTTCATCAGTATGATTCTGTTCATCCGCCTCTTCCCCAGACTCAGGTGA